Proteins co-encoded in one Podarcis muralis chromosome 12, rPodMur119.hap1.1, whole genome shotgun sequence genomic window:
- the KIAA1143 gene encoding uncharacterized protein KIAA1143 homolog: protein MSKKNQVSYVRPAEPAFLSRFKARVGYREGPTVDTKREQLPAADDDDDGSDKEDEQPQVIVLKKGDLSAEEVMKIKKEVKETPKATDEEADSGDGKIMFRKPPKRSSEEKYSGLTATSSKKRKETKRISPSSQNTTKQVKNSSLLSFDEDESDD, encoded by the exons ATGAGCAAAAAGAACCAGGTTTCGTACGTGCGGCCGGCCGAGCCCGCCTTCCTGAGCCGCTTCAAGGCGCGAGTCGGCTACCGGGAGGGGCCCACGGTGGACACCAAG AGAGAACAGCTCCCAGCTGCTGATGACGATGACGATGGAAGCGACAAAGAGGATGAACAGCCACAggtgattgttttgaaaaaagggGACCTGAGTGCCGAAGAAGTGATGAAGATTAAAAAGGAGGTTAAAGAGACTCCCAAAGCCACAG ATGAAGAAGCTGACTCTGGAGATGGAAAGATTATGTTTAGGAAACCTCCTAAGCGTTCATCAGAAGAGAAGTACTCCGGTTTGACGGCCACATCAAGTAAGAAGAGAAAAGAGACAAAGAGGATTTCTCCATCCTCCCAAAATACAACCAAGCAAGTAAAAAATAGCAGCTTGCTTTCGTTTGATGAAGACGAGAGTGATGATTAG